From a single Anomaloglossus baeobatrachus isolate aAnoBae1 chromosome 8, aAnoBae1.hap1, whole genome shotgun sequence genomic region:
- the LOC142249358 gene encoding dynein light chain Tctex-type protein 2B-like: MDQTHESDLKRWIYAKPKQHPKRSESEALRSLEVTPLLSSYQRCQESRMRRNIVTQDNAKSSRQSKQEVVDYSSVDPDFDLHPRPSRIFSSEEATRVIKSILDVELQDCTYEARESQRRAKELAELVKSAVRDLGYERYKLVCYVVVGPVSGGTMYCGSRSVWSQNSDTYAEYVFQNQSLFALCIVYAGYYE, encoded by the coding sequence atggaTCAAACCCATGAAAGTGACCTAAAACGCTGGATTTATGCTAAGCCAAAACAGCACCCAAAGAGGAGTGAAAGTGAAGCCTTGAGATCGTTAGAAGTGACCCCCTTACTCTCCAGCTACCAGAGGTGCCAGGAATCCAGGATGAGAAGAAACATTGTTACTCAGGATAATGCAAAATCCAGTAGGCAATCGAAGCAAGAAGTTGTGGACTACAGCTCTGTGGATCCAGATTTTGACCTACACCCGCGGCCTAGTCGAATCTTCTCTTCAGAAGAAGCAACAAGAGTTATAAAGTCAATTTTAGACGTAGAGTTGCAAGACTGTACTTATGAAGCCCGAGAAAGCCAGAGGAGAGCAAAGGAGCTTGCGGAGTTAGTGAAATCAGCTGTGAGGGACCTTGGGTACGAGCGGTACAAGCTTGTCTGCTATGTGGTGGTAGGTCCAGTGTCAGGGGGGACCATGTACTGCGGCAGCAGGAGTGTGTGGAGTCAAAACTCTGATACGTATGCAGAATATGTGTTCCAGAACCAGTCTCTCTTTGCACTCTGCATTGTGTATGCTGGATATTATGAGTAA